In Desulfosalsimonas propionicica, one DNA window encodes the following:
- a CDS encoding S1 family peptidase: protein MLQDIYFQYKNACMMLFRREGDHVAFRGSAFLVHPDGYLLTAAHLITGQYELMVVPMEETAGFCQAHIDTVTPMGVEIRQINRKRDLALLKFTRKIEIAMPDHIMGTPEEVPVGNMVASLGFPFGFYGIYNQVIKQAVISAKILSGNETQLFLFDSLVHDGHRGGPLISLSDGRIIGVIGGRFSPQDLMPDHLKSTDTPIKTDISYAVSTDHATALMEAESIEII, encoded by the coding sequence ATGCTTCAGGATATATATTTTCAGTACAAAAACGCCTGCATGATGCTGTTTCGCAGGGAAGGCGATCATGTGGCGTTCCGGGGATCGGCCTTTCTGGTGCACCCGGACGGCTACCTGCTGACCGCAGCCCATTTGATCACCGGGCAATATGAGCTCATGGTTGTGCCCATGGAGGAAACCGCGGGTTTTTGCCAGGCCCATATTGACACCGTAACACCCATGGGCGTGGAAATCCGGCAAATCAATCGGAAAAGGGATCTGGCCCTGCTGAAATTTACCCGGAAAATCGAAATTGCCATGCCCGATCACATCATGGGCACCCCCGAGGAAGTACCCGTGGGCAATATGGTGGCCAGCCTGGGCTTTCCCTTTGGCTTCTACGGCATCTACAACCAGGTGATCAAGCAGGCGGTCATTTCGGCCAAAATTTTATCCGGTAACGAAACCCAGCTGTTTTTGTTTGACTCCCTGGTTCATGACGGCCACCGGGGCGGGCCGTTGATCAGCCTGTCTGACGGCCGGATCATCGGGGTCATCGGCGGCCGGTTCTCGCCCCAGGACCTGATGCCCGATCACCTCAAAAGCACTGATACCCCGATTAAAACCGATATTTCCTATGCCGTTTCAACAGATCATGCAACGGCTCTCATGGAGGCTGAATCCATTGAAATTATCTGA
- a CDS encoding glycine betaine ABC transporter substrate-binding protein produces MKKNLTTARLILCLAAVTICLAAISGVQAQTQNKTLRLAHTDWSSSVASANLIKAVLEEKPGISCKLMPMDAEKMWQSVAEGRADAMASAWLPDTHSMYYKKYKDQVVDLGPNLEGTKIGLVIPNITAGRLTAGTGIRNKPYIPLDSITGLKQHADQFNRRIIGIEPEAGITHKARKAMETYGLEEFRLQEGSEVAMMAELSHAIQHQKWIVFTGWLPHWSFARWNLKFLDDPENVFGGPGSIHTMVRKGLKKDMPEAYQVLDRFFWTPEQVGQLMLWIQEDNGLFPFEKAMRWMRTHPEEVADWIKQEKQSHRR; encoded by the coding sequence ATGAAAAAGAACCTGACCACCGCCCGGTTAATCCTGTGCCTGGCCGCAGTAACGATATGCCTGGCTGCCATTTCCGGCGTGCAGGCGCAAACCCAAAACAAAACCCTTCGGCTGGCCCATACGGACTGGTCCTCATCGGTTGCCTCAGCCAACCTGATCAAAGCCGTGCTCGAGGAAAAACCAGGCATTTCCTGTAAACTGATGCCCATGGATGCAGAAAAAATGTGGCAGTCCGTGGCAGAAGGCCGTGCTGATGCCATGGCTTCAGCCTGGCTGCCCGACACCCATTCCATGTATTACAAGAAGTACAAAGACCAGGTGGTGGATCTGGGACCGAACCTGGAAGGCACCAAAATCGGCCTGGTGATCCCGAACATCACCGCAGGCCGGCTCACCGCCGGCACCGGAATCCGCAACAAGCCCTACATCCCCCTTGATTCCATTACCGGGCTAAAACAGCATGCGGATCAGTTCAACCGCCGCATCATCGGTATCGAGCCCGAGGCCGGGATCACGCATAAAGCCCGAAAAGCCATGGAAACATACGGACTTGAAGAATTCCGGCTCCAGGAAGGCAGCGAGGTGGCCATGATGGCCGAGCTTTCCCATGCGATCCAGCACCAGAAATGGATCGTATTTACGGGCTGGCTGCCCCACTGGAGCTTTGCCCGTTGGAACCTGAAGTTTCTCGATGACCCGGAAAACGTTTTCGGCGGTCCCGGATCCATCCACACAATGGTGCGAAAGGGGCTGAAAAAAGACATGCCCGAAGCATACCAAGTGCTGGACCGGTTTTTCTGGACCCCTGAACAGGTGGGTCAGCTCATGCTCTGGATCCAGGAGGACAACGGCCTGTTTCCCTTTGAAAAGGCCATGCGCTGGATGCGCACCCATCCCGAAGAAGTCGCCGACTGGATCAAACAGGAAAAACAGTCCCACAGGAGGTAG
- a CDS encoding MBL fold metallo-hydrolase RNA specificity domain-containing protein — MQIRFYGAAREVTGSMHMLETEKDRILLDCGMFQGRRAEADEKNRVMPFDPAIIANVVLSHAHIDHSGRIPLLVKKGFAGNVLTTRATADACHYLLPDSAHIQESDAAYLNYKHVRGALTDLTGRDQNEIKKMLKKNGRTDDDAVSRYMDRYGLARVEPLYTSADAEQALTHFAGQPYNHRVTAARDMECVFYEAGHILGSAVTIIRAKERGRSYNICYTGDIGRFDKPIIRDPQLQFAEQDRDIDLMLMESTYGDRSHEPVADMTPHLKQIITETVERGGTLLIPAFAFGRTQELLYAIHDLYNNNEVPKVPIYVDSPLATRITRVYGEHPEVYDRQTHSDFLTEGKNPFLFDHLHFTESVEESMALMREDRPHIVLSASGMCEGGRILHHLRYKIHNEKNTILIVGYMAAHTLGRRLKEKGMEYAQNGRRGEAPVMRFMNKEYPLKARVVSLDGFSAHGDKNEMLRFLKESNLRVKRIALVHGEPEQMDGFAQTLKKEGYKVFMPRTGEGLRIHR; from the coding sequence ATGCAGATTCGATTTTATGGTGCGGCGCGTGAGGTGACCGGTTCCATGCACATGCTGGAAACCGAAAAGGACCGGATTCTGCTCGACTGCGGCATGTTTCAGGGCAGGCGGGCTGAAGCTGATGAAAAAAACCGGGTGATGCCTTTTGATCCGGCCATTATTGCAAACGTGGTGCTGTCCCACGCCCATATCGATCATTCCGGCCGGATTCCCCTGCTGGTGAAAAAGGGGTTTGCCGGAAACGTGCTGACCACCCGGGCCACAGCAGACGCCTGTCACTACCTGCTGCCCGACAGCGCCCATATCCAGGAATCCGATGCTGCCTATCTCAACTACAAGCACGTGCGCGGGGCCCTGACAGACCTCACTGGCCGGGATCAGAATGAAATCAAGAAAATGCTCAAGAAAAACGGCCGCACAGATGACGACGCGGTCTCCCGTTATATGGACCGCTACGGATTGGCCCGGGTGGAGCCTCTTTATACCTCGGCTGATGCCGAGCAGGCCCTGACTCATTTTGCCGGCCAGCCTTACAATCACCGGGTGACCGCAGCCCGGGACATGGAATGCGTCTTCTACGAAGCCGGTCATATCCTGGGCTCTGCTGTGACCATCATCCGGGCAAAGGAGCGCGGACGTTCTTACAATATCTGCTATACCGGCGATATCGGGCGGTTTGACAAGCCCATCATCCGCGATCCCCAGCTGCAGTTTGCCGAACAGGACCGAGATATTGACCTGATGCTCATGGAAAGCACCTACGGCGACCGGAGCCATGAGCCGGTGGCGGACATGACCCCGCATTTAAAGCAGATCATCACCGAAACCGTAGAGCGCGGAGGCACGCTTTTGATCCCGGCCTTTGCCTTTGGCCGGACCCAGGAGCTGCTCTATGCCATCCATGATCTGTATAATAACAACGAGGTGCCAAAGGTGCCCATTTACGTGGACTCGCCCCTGGCCACACGCATCACCCGCGTCTACGGGGAGCACCCCGAGGTCTATGACAGGCAGACCCATTCGGATTTTTTAACCGAAGGGAAAAACCCTTTCCTGTTCGATCACCTGCATTTTACCGAATCCGTGGAGGAATCCATGGCCCTGATGCGCGAAGACCGGCCCCATATTGTCCTGTCAGCCTCGGGTATGTGCGAAGGCGGTCGGATTCTGCATCATCTGCGCTACAAGATTCACAACGAGAAAAACACCATCTTGATCGTGGGCTACATGGCCGCCCACACCCTGGGCCGAAGGCTAAAGGAAAAGGGTATGGAATACGCGCAAAACGGCCGCAGGGGCGAGGCGCCCGTGATGCGCTTTATGAACAAGGAATATCCGCTCAAAGCACGGGTGGTGAGCCTGGACGGGTTTTCCGCCCACGGGGACAAAAATGAAATGCTGCGGTTTTTAAAAGAATCCAATCTCCGGGTCAAGCGCATCGCCCTGGTTCACGGCGAGCCTGAGCAGATGGACGGTTTTGCCCAAACCCTGAAGAAAGAGGGCTACAAGGTGTTTATGCCCCGGACCGGCGAAGGTCTGCGCATCCACCGGTAA
- a CDS encoding AAA family ATPase, whose product MAVITITSEYNAGGQRVATDLAKKLDFQFVGDQLVADVAKELNMSKHEAETFLKAGGSSILRYLDRYTCSIVQKVVDREHGCLDDATYYNKTRELVENIYKNENAVILGWGAQCILQKKPDTFHVLLKKNPEKKIEDVMEKRKCSRKDAERLISNDEEEKKAYIKKYFQADWHDPSLYNMIIDMENYTADQAVGLIAEKAEGQISLGQK is encoded by the coding sequence ATGGCAGTGATCACCATTACCAGCGAATACAATGCAGGCGGGCAGCGTGTGGCCACAGACCTCGCAAAGAAACTCGATTTCCAGTTCGTGGGCGATCAGCTGGTGGCCGATGTGGCCAAAGAACTCAACATGTCCAAACACGAGGCTGAAACATTTCTCAAAGCCGGCGGCTCCTCGATTCTGCGCTACCTGGATCGCTACACCTGCTCCATTGTCCAGAAGGTTGTGGACAGGGAGCACGGCTGCCTGGACGATGCCACCTATTATAACAAGACCCGGGAACTGGTGGAAAACATCTACAAGAATGAAAACGCTGTGATTCTGGGCTGGGGCGCCCAGTGCATCCTCCAGAAAAAGCCGGATACCTTTCACGTGCTGCTCAAAAAAAATCCTGAGAAAAAAATCGAGGATGTGATGGAAAAGCGCAAATGCAGCCGAAAGGACGCAGAGAGGCTTATTTCAAACGACGAGGAAGAAAAAAAGGCCTATATCAAAAAATACTTCCAGGCCGACTGGCATGACCCTTCCCTTTACAACATGATCATCGACATGGAAAACTACACAGCAGACCAGGCCGTGGGCCTTATCGCAGAAAAAGCCGAAGGACAGATCTCCCTGGGGCAGAAATAA
- a CDS encoding BCCT family transporter, which yields MTDKPEKKEAQTNAEAEEGWFHLDIHPQVFFISAALIIFFVVATIFFQQSLGNVFEQMQTGISKYAGWFFIWTVNIVLVFILVLLAGRFGDIRLGGPDARPEFSTMGWFAMLFSAGMGIGLLFYGVAEPMFHYAANPLTEPGTTESVRKAMDITFLHWGLHPWAIYSLVGLSLAFFSFNKGLPLSIRTAFYPLLGERIYGWPGNVIDILATVATLFGVATSLGLGVQQVNAGLDYLLGIGQSANIQVMLITGITGMATWSVVKGLDKGIRRLSEINIAFAGLLALFVLLVGPTLFIMDALLENIGYYLQHLPQLSTWNETYEQTEWQQGWTIFYWSWWIAWSPFVGMFIARVSHGRTIRQFIAGVLLVPAFITFLWITIFGNTALFIEMFGSGGISRAVQDNIPVSMFVMLENFPLSTVTSALSIVVIITFFVTSSDSGSMVIDIITSGGNPNPPVLSRLFWAIMEGAVAAALLMGGGLVALQTAAITTGLPFAAVLLGMCVALYKGLSDYSAPQEFILGKREEKKEFKIKTRPPLAKTFGRRRLW from the coding sequence ATGACAGACAAACCAGAGAAGAAAGAAGCCCAAACCAACGCTGAAGCAGAAGAAGGCTGGTTTCATCTGGATATCCACCCCCAGGTCTTTTTTATCTCAGCGGCTCTTATTATTTTTTTCGTGGTGGCCACCATCTTTTTCCAGCAGTCCCTGGGCAACGTGTTTGAACAAATGCAAACGGGCATTTCCAAGTATGCCGGCTGGTTTTTCATCTGGACGGTCAACATCGTGCTCGTCTTCATCCTTGTGCTGCTGGCCGGGCGATTCGGCGACATCCGGCTGGGGGGCCCGGACGCCAGGCCGGAATTTTCCACCATGGGGTGGTTTGCCATGCTGTTTTCCGCGGGCATGGGCATCGGCCTGCTGTTTTACGGAGTGGCCGAGCCCATGTTCCACTACGCTGCCAACCCGCTTACCGAACCGGGCACCACCGAATCCGTACGAAAAGCCATGGACATCACGTTTCTGCACTGGGGCCTGCATCCCTGGGCCATCTATTCCCTGGTGGGCCTGTCGCTGGCCTTTTTCTCCTTTAACAAGGGGCTGCCCCTGTCGATCCGCACGGCATTCTACCCGCTTCTGGGAGAGCGCATATACGGCTGGCCCGGCAATGTCATCGATATCCTGGCCACAGTGGCCACTTTGTTTGGGGTGGCCACATCCCTGGGCCTGGGTGTGCAGCAGGTCAACGCCGGCCTGGACTACCTGCTGGGCATCGGCCAGTCAGCCAACATCCAGGTCATGCTGATTACCGGCATCACCGGCATGGCCACCTGGTCAGTGGTCAAGGGGCTGGACAAGGGGATCCGCCGGTTGTCCGAGATCAACATCGCCTTTGCAGGCCTGCTGGCCCTGTTTGTGCTCCTGGTGGGCCCCACCCTGTTTATCATGGATGCGCTGCTGGAAAACATCGGTTATTACCTCCAGCACCTGCCGCAGCTCAGCACCTGGAACGAAACCTATGAGCAGACCGAGTGGCAGCAGGGCTGGACCATTTTTTACTGGTCCTGGTGGATTGCCTGGTCGCCCTTTGTGGGCATGTTTATCGCCCGGGTCTCCCACGGCCGCACCATCCGGCAGTTTATCGCAGGTGTTTTGCTGGTGCCCGCCTTTATCACTTTTTTGTGGATCACCATTTTCGGCAACACGGCCCTGTTTATTGAAATGTTCGGCTCCGGCGGCATTTCCAGGGCCGTGCAGGACAACATCCCGGTTTCCATGTTTGTGATGCTGGAAAATTTTCCCCTGAGCACCGTCACATCAGCCCTGTCCATTGTGGTAATCATCACTTTTTTTGTCACCTCTTCGGACTCTGGCTCCATGGTCATCGACATTATCACCTCCGGGGGCAACCCCAACCCGCCGGTACTTTCCAGACTGTTCTGGGCCATTATGGAAGGCGCTGTGGCCGCAGCCCTGCTCATGGGCGGCGGCCTGGTGGCATTGCAGACCGCCGCCATCACCACCGGCCTGCCCTTTGCCGCGGTCCTTTTGGGCATGTGCGTAGCTCTCTACAAAGGGCTTTCCGATTATTCCGCCCCCCAGGAGTTTATCCTGGGGAAGCGGGAAGAAAAAAAAGAGTTTAAAATCAAAACCCGTCCACCGCTGGCCAAAACCTTTGGCCGGCGGCGGCTGTGGTAA
- the mraZ gene encoding division/cell wall cluster transcriptional repressor MraZ, producing the protein MFRGSSYHTIDAKGRVNIPARFRELIRNNGGNGLVLSGPGLDEKGLVAYPYQSWETVEEKILQMAEKSSAMRRFRRIFIGESAECPMDRQGRILIPQSLRDYASLEKDIVLVGVLDHFEIWSLENWNDEKRKLHEEDMKNEEVSNEIARLGL; encoded by the coding sequence ATGTTCCGGGGAAGCTCATATCACACCATTGATGCCAAGGGCCGGGTCAATATTCCGGCGCGTTTCCGGGAACTGATCCGGAACAACGGCGGCAATGGATTGGTTTTATCCGGCCCCGGTCTCGACGAAAAGGGCCTGGTGGCCTACCCCTATCAGAGCTGGGAAACGGTTGAGGAAAAAATTCTGCAGATGGCCGAAAAAAGCTCGGCTATGCGGCGTTTCAGGCGGATTTTCATCGGCGAATCGGCCGAATGTCCCATGGACCGGCAGGGCCGTATTTTGATTCCCCAGTCATTGCGTGATTATGCCAGTCTTGAAAAAGATATCGTGCTGGTCGGCGTTCTCGATCATTTTGAAATCTGGTCGCTTGAAAACTGGAATGATGAGAAACGCAAACTTCACGAAGAGGATATGAAAAATGAGGAGGTCTCAAACGAAATTGCCAGACTAGGGCTTTAA
- the rsmH gene encoding 16S rRNA (cytosine(1402)-N(4))-methyltransferase RsmH, whose product MATRHVSVMRDQALGYLNCQPGKCVVDCTVGGAGHAMAIVERILPDGLLIGIDQDAGAVDRAEQMLAPWSANVHLIHDNFVNLPHILFDLEIETVDAILVDLGLSFDQIEAPGRGFSFRRDEALDMRMNSQTGQSAAHMVNTLDAGELARIFKDLGEEKWAVRIARRIVESRKSRPVETTGQLAEIVRGAIPQKDAARRKIDPATKVFMALRIAVNRELEVLDTFLDRAVACLKPEGRICVIAFHSLEDRMVKQRFAKYSRGCTCPRDFPVCVCEEKPVLRVLTRKVGKPGETEIKENPMARSARLRAAEKLP is encoded by the coding sequence ATGGCCACTCGACATGTCTCTGTTATGCGCGATCAGGCGCTCGGGTATCTCAATTGCCAACCGGGCAAATGCGTTGTCGACTGCACGGTGGGCGGTGCCGGGCATGCCATGGCCATTGTGGAAAGAATCCTTCCGGATGGTCTGCTCATTGGCATCGATCAGGATGCCGGTGCGGTTGATCGTGCAGAACAGATGCTGGCTCCCTGGTCGGCAAATGTTCATCTGATTCATGACAATTTTGTCAACCTGCCTCATATCCTCTTTGATCTCGAAATTGAAACCGTGGATGCAATTCTCGTGGACCTGGGCCTGTCCTTTGATCAGATCGAGGCTCCGGGCAGGGGTTTTTCCTTTCGCAGGGACGAAGCCCTGGATATGCGGATGAATTCACAGACCGGGCAAAGCGCGGCCCACATGGTCAATACCCTGGATGCCGGGGAACTGGCCCGGATTTTTAAGGATTTGGGAGAAGAGAAATGGGCGGTTCGAATTGCGCGCAGAATCGTTGAAAGCCGCAAAAGCAGGCCAGTTGAAACCACCGGGCAGCTTGCTGAGATCGTGCGCGGCGCCATTCCGCAAAAAGATGCCGCGCGCAGAAAAATTGATCCGGCCACCAAGGTGTTTATGGCCCTTCGCATCGCCGTTAACCGGGAGCTTGAAGTCCTTGATACGTTTCTTGACCGTGCTGTGGCGTGCTTAAAACCCGAAGGGCGCATATGCGTTATCGCCTTTCATTCCCTGGAGGATCGGATGGTCAAGCAACGGTTTGCCAAATACAGCCGGGGATGCACATGCCCACGGGATTTTCCGGTTTGTGTATGCGAAGAAAAACCGGTTTTGCGGGTTTTGACAAGGAAGGTGGGAAAGCCCGGAGAAACAGAAATCAAAGAAAACCCAATGGCGCGTTCCGCCCGGCTGCGGGCGGCGGAAAAACTGCCATAA
- a CDS encoding adenosylmethionine decarboxylase: MEFEGPEKKLEIILAAPDPELRSNADARWNKVVAASGAEIVSVISGPDMDAYLLSESSLFVWADRVLMITCGKTTLVKAVPELVRAIDKDRIAFFFYERKNLMYPQYQSADFESDVAMLADFFKGKSYRLGPANHDHVHIFYASAPEPPTVAEDDEDETLELLMHDLDPDVLKAFIPKPWETAADIEARTGIDRLYPDMETDHFVFEPYGYSMNRISGQHYATIHVTPEESGSYASFETNVAEAGYRKKIEQIMEVFKPGRFTLVFTEAISDRDPGEGKVPKKIAGYRRSEKSLYEFDSGYAVLFSNFQK, translated from the coding sequence ATGGAATTTGAAGGACCGGAGAAAAAACTGGAAATCATTCTGGCCGCCCCGGACCCGGAGCTGCGCAGCAACGCAGACGCCCGCTGGAACAAGGTGGTGGCCGCCAGCGGCGCTGAAATCGTCAGCGTGATTTCCGGGCCGGACATGGACGCCTATCTGCTTTCCGAATCCAGCCTGTTTGTCTGGGCCGACCGGGTGTTGATGATTACCTGCGGCAAAACCACCCTGGTAAAGGCGGTTCCGGAACTGGTGCGGGCCATTGACAAAGACCGCATCGCATTTTTCTTCTATGAGCGCAAAAACCTGATGTATCCCCAGTACCAGTCCGCGGACTTTGAATCAGACGTGGCCATGCTCGCCGATTTTTTCAAAGGCAAGAGCTACCGGCTGGGCCCGGCCAACCACGATCACGTGCACATTTTTTACGCATCTGCCCCGGAGCCGCCCACGGTGGCGGAAGACGACGAGGACGAAACCCTGGAGCTGCTCATGCACGACCTGGACCCGGACGTGCTAAAAGCCTTTATCCCAAAGCCCTGGGAAACGGCCGCAGACATCGAGGCACGCACCGGCATTGACCGGCTCTATCCGGACATGGAAACCGACCATTTCGTATTTGAACCCTACGGCTATTCCATGAACCGTATTTCCGGCCAGCACTATGCCACTATCCATGTCACGCCCGAAGAATCCGGCTCCTATGCCAGCTTTGAAACCAACGTGGCAGAGGCCGGTTACAGAAAAAAAATCGAGCAGATCATGGAGGTTTTCAAACCCGGCCGATTTACCCTGGTGTTTACCGAAGCCATATCCGACAGAGATCCCGGCGAGGGCAAGGTGCCGAAAAAAATTGCCGGCTATCGCCGCTCGGAAAAAAGCCTGTATGAATTTGACAGCGGATATGCGGTGTTGTTTTCCAATTTCCAGAAGTAA
- a CDS encoding NAD(P)/FAD-dependent oxidoreductase, giving the protein MYDVVIVGGGPAGLFAAHYLAGHTDLNVLLIEKGKPPQSRKCPLTETRVCAQCQPCDVLCGIGGAGLFSDGKLNFIPKLGKTDLTTFLPPDQAQALIDETEAIFNAYAMTGPVFPTNAAQAKDIRKQALKQGIDLLLIRQKHLGSDRLPGYIGQIQADLEKKIHIHTREPVIDVIPETPGRTRVVTEKGSYTARFVILAPGRAGADWMAGLAGKFGLHMHQRGIEVGVRVEVHREIMADLCDVIYDPTFFIQTAKYDDETRTFCTNSGGFVTQETYRDFVCVNGHAFMERKSENTNFAFLSKVVLTDPVTDNQAYGESIGRLATLIGGGRPLLQRMGDLKRGRRSTWARIEKSGISPTLKTVVCGDIAMALPERILANIMEGLEKLNSVVPGVANDETLLYAPEIKFFATQVATSRVLETAIEGLFVAGDGPGVAGNIVSAAATGLIPAKEIVRRETGENV; this is encoded by the coding sequence ATGTATGATGTGGTCATCGTGGGCGGAGGCCCTGCGGGTCTGTTTGCCGCCCATTACCTGGCCGGCCACACCGATCTGAACGTGCTGCTCATAGAAAAGGGAAAGCCCCCGCAAAGCCGGAAATGCCCTTTAACCGAAACCCGGGTGTGCGCCCAATGCCAGCCGTGTGATGTGTTGTGCGGCATCGGCGGGGCCGGCCTGTTTTCAGACGGCAAACTCAACTTTATTCCAAAACTCGGCAAAACCGACCTGACCACTTTCCTGCCCCCGGACCAGGCCCAGGCGTTAATCGATGAAACCGAAGCCATCTTCAACGCCTACGCAATGACCGGGCCGGTGTTTCCCACCAATGCCGCTCAGGCCAAAGACATCCGCAAACAGGCATTAAAACAGGGTATTGACCTTTTGCTCATCCGGCAAAAGCATTTGGGAAGCGACCGGCTGCCCGGATATATCGGGCAAATCCAGGCGGACCTGGAAAAAAAAATCCACATCCACACCCGGGAGCCCGTCATTGACGTAATCCCCGAAACCCCGGGGCGAACCCGTGTGGTCACGGAGAAAGGCAGCTACACGGCCCGGTTTGTGATCCTGGCCCCGGGAAGGGCCGGGGCGGACTGGATGGCCGGGCTGGCCGGCAAGTTCGGCCTGCACATGCATCAGCGGGGCATCGAGGTGGGAGTGCGCGTGGAGGTGCATAGGGAGATCATGGCGGATTTGTGCGATGTGATCTATGATCCCACTTTTTTTATCCAGACCGCCAAATACGATGATGAAACCCGGACCTTTTGCACCAACAGCGGCGGCTTTGTCACCCAGGAAACTTACAGGGATTTTGTGTGCGTCAACGGTCATGCCTTCATGGAGCGCAAATCCGAAAACACCAATTTCGCGTTTCTCTCCAAGGTGGTGCTGACCGATCCGGTCACAGACAACCAGGCCTACGGCGAATCCATTGGCCGGCTGGCCACCCTGATCGGCGGGGGGCGTCCGCTGCTGCAGCGGATGGGCGACTTAAAGCGGGGCCGGCGCAGCACCTGGGCCCGCATTGAAAAAAGCGGCATCAGTCCCACCCTGAAAACTGTGGTTTGCGGCGACATTGCAATGGCCCTTCCCGAACGGATCCTGGCCAATATCATGGAAGGGCTCGAAAAGCTAAACAGTGTGGTGCCCGGTGTGGCAAACGACGAAACCCTGCTCTATGCCCCGGAGATCAAGTTTTTTGCCACCCAGGTGGCCACCAGCAGGGTGCTGGAAACCGCCATTGAAGGCCTGTTTGTGGCCGGAGACGGCCCGGGTGTGGCCGGCAATATCGTATCTGCGGCCGCCACCGGACTGATCCCGGCAAAGGAAATCGTCCGGAGGGAAACCGGCGAAAACGTTTAG
- a CDS encoding cell division protein FtsL codes for MSENRKVKSPLLTGRTLFAGILLMLVLLAEVFFDTWCAVQCRRTGYEIVKAGRQQEELIETRRKLQIELVHLKSPQVLGTRARTELGMITPKPEQIVRVP; via the coding sequence ATGTCGGAAAACCGGAAAGTCAAATCACCTCTGCTCACCGGCCGCACGCTTTTTGCCGGTATTTTGCTGATGCTGGTGCTGCTGGCGGAAGTGTTTTTTGATACCTGGTGCGCGGTGCAGTGCCGGCGGACCGGTTATGAAATCGTAAAAGCCGGCAGGCAGCAGGAAGAATTAATAGAAACCCGCAGGAAACTTCAAATTGAGCTGGTTCACTTGAAGTCTCCCCAGGTCCTTGGGACCAGGGCAAGGACAGAGTTGGGAATGATTACCCCCAAACCGGAACAGATCGTCAGGGTGCCATGA